Proteins encoded together in one Candidatus Hydrogenedentota bacterium window:
- the glgC gene encoding glucose-1-phosphate adenylyltransferase, producing the protein MRDVLAIVLAGGQGERLHPLTKDRAKPAVQFGGQYRLVDFTLSNCLNSQCRRVLVLVQYKSLSLVRHIREGWGMLSRDLDEYVEPLPAQKRVGEDWYLGTADAIYQNMYSIEPAEPSEVLILSGDHIYKMNYGEMVAFHRRNKADMTIATLEMPLAQANRFGVLEVDYTAQVVGFQEKPANPTPFPDRPDTALASMGVYVFNLDVLRDAVYADAKKQTSHDFGKDIIPELIKSHKVFAYMFRDENKKDTPYWRDVGTIDSYWEANMDLVSIDPIFNLYDQEWPIRTHLPNLPPAKFVFGAEGVRFGAAVDSIVSAGCIVSGGLVKRSVLSPNVRVNSYSHVEESILLPGCNVGRNCRIRRAIVERNVQIPENTVIGYDAHEDAKRYVISPGGIVVVPPTEWTPLVPNAERMPYHAG; encoded by the coding sequence ATGCGCGATGTGCTCGCCATTGTCCTCGCGGGAGGGCAGGGCGAGCGGCTGCACCCGCTCACAAAAGACCGCGCGAAACCCGCGGTGCAATTCGGCGGCCAATACCGCCTCGTCGATTTTACCCTGTCGAACTGCCTCAACTCGCAGTGCCGCCGCGTGCTCGTGCTGGTGCAGTACAAGTCATTGTCGCTGGTGCGCCACATCCGCGAAGGTTGGGGTATGTTGAGCCGCGATCTTGACGAATACGTCGAACCGCTCCCAGCGCAAAAGCGCGTCGGCGAAGATTGGTACCTTGGCACCGCCGACGCCATCTATCAGAACATGTACTCGATCGAACCGGCGGAGCCGTCCGAAGTGCTGATTCTGTCGGGCGATCACATTTACAAGATGAATTACGGCGAGATGGTCGCGTTTCACCGGCGCAACAAGGCGGACATGACTATTGCGACGCTGGAGATGCCGCTGGCGCAGGCAAATCGTTTCGGGGTGCTCGAGGTCGATTACACCGCGCAGGTCGTTGGGTTCCAGGAGAAGCCGGCCAACCCGACTCCGTTTCCGGACCGTCCGGATACCGCGCTGGCTTCGATGGGCGTATACGTGTTCAACCTCGACGTCTTGCGCGACGCCGTTTACGCGGACGCGAAGAAACAAACGTCGCACGATTTCGGCAAGGACATCATCCCGGAGTTGATCAAGTCGCACAAGGTCTTCGCATACATGTTTCGCGACGAGAACAAAAAGGACACTCCGTACTGGCGCGACGTCGGAACGATCGATTCGTACTGGGAAGCGAACATGGACCTGGTCAGTATCGATCCGATTTTCAATCTATACGACCAAGAATGGCCCATCCGCACGCACCTGCCCAACCTGCCGCCCGCGAAGTTCGTGTTCGGCGCGGAAGGCGTGCGCTTCGGCGCCGCGGTGGACTCGATCGTCAGCGCGGGGTGCATCGTCAGCGGCGGCTTGGTGAAGCGCAGCGTGTTGTCGCCCAATGTCCGCGTGAACAGCTACAGCCACGTCGAGGAAAGCATCCTGCTGCCCGGGTGCAACGTTGGGCGCAACTGCCGCATCCGCCGCGCAATCGTCGAGCGCAACGTGCAAATCCCGGAGAACACGGTCATCGGGTACGACGCGCACGAGGACGCGAAGCGCTATGTTATCTCTCCCGGAGGGATCGTCGTTGTGCCGCCGACCGAGTGGACACCCCTTGTGCCGAACGCCGAGCGCATGCCGTACCATGCAGGCTAG
- a CDS encoding cyclase family protein, with translation MRWIDVTIPMMPGMTVWPGDPAFTLAPAARIADGANCNVSTLTLSTHTGTHCDAPWHFEDSGKKLDEIDTSVFFGDALVIDLPNVDMIRADDLRPETLPPRVLFKTRNSGYPINAPFNKDYVALDRCAAQRCVDDGVRLVGVDYLSVAPYKQPQQPTHHILLQANVFVVEGLSLNQIAAGTYPFVVLPMHVAGADGAPCRAFIGIEEHRA, from the coding sequence ATGCGGTGGATTGACGTAACGATTCCAATGATGCCGGGCATGACCGTGTGGCCCGGGGACCCTGCGTTCACGCTTGCGCCCGCCGCCCGAATCGCCGATGGCGCCAACTGCAACGTTTCCACGCTTACTCTCAGCACCCACACCGGCACGCATTGCGACGCGCCGTGGCATTTCGAGGACAGCGGCAAGAAACTCGACGAAATCGACACGAGCGTTTTCTTTGGCGACGCGCTCGTGATCGATCTCCCGAACGTGGACATGATTCGCGCGGACGACCTTCGTCCGGAAACGCTGCCGCCGCGCGTGCTGTTCAAAACGCGCAACTCCGGGTATCCCATCAACGCACCATTCAATAAGGATTACGTTGCGCTGGACCGATGCGCGGCGCAACGGTGCGTGGACGACGGTGTCCGGTTGGTCGGCGTGGACTATCTGTCCGTCGCGCCGTACAAGCAGCCCCAGCAGCCTACGCACCATATTCTCCTGCAAGCGAACGTATTCGTTGTCGAGGGACTCTCGCTGAACCAAATCGCGGCGGGCACGTACCCGTTCGTTGTGTTGCCGATGCACGTCGCCGGCGCGGACGGCGCGCCCTGCCGCGCATTTATTGGAATCGAGGAACACCGTGCCTGA